A genomic window from Glycine soja cultivar W05 chromosome 10, ASM419377v2, whole genome shotgun sequence includes:
- the LOC114370091 gene encoding 30S ribosomal protein S16-1, chloroplastic-like, with amino-acid sequence MVVKIRLARLGCRNHPFYRVVVTDSKTTRDGKQLEVLGFYNPVAGKDDDKRMSLKLERIKYWLSVGAKPSEPVEHLLFRAGLGQSHQFPVAALNGHILNQDQPTIAADHNGISPEAIFSIALQV; translated from the exons atggtggTGAAGATTCGATTGGCAAGGCTCGGGTGCCGGAACCACCCATTCTATCGTGTGGTTGTTACGGATAGCAAAACAACAAGAGATGGCAAGCAACTTGAAGTTTTAGGTTTCTACAATCCCGTCGCAGGCAAGGATGATGACAAAAGAATGAGCCTCAAACTGGAGAGAATCAA GTATTGGCTTTCCGTTGGAGCTAAGCCTTCAGAGCCTGTTGAGCACCTTCTATTTAGAGCAGGTTTAGGACAATCTCATCAATTCCCTGTTGCTGCTCTAAATGGACATATCCTCAACCAAGACCAACCAACCATTGCTGCTGATCACAATG GTATATCTCCAGAAGCTATATTTTCTATTGCCCTACAAGTTTGA
- the LOC114372604 gene encoding uncharacterized protein LOC114372604 encodes MKMGSPSMGGSKRRLSSRGLGGALRERRARLYIIRRCVVMLLCWHD; translated from the coding sequence atgaaaatgggtAGTCCTAGCATGGGAGGCTCAAAGAGAAGGCTCTCAAGCAGAGGGCTTGGAGGAGCCCTTAGGGAGCGAAGGGCAAGGCTTTACATAATTAGAAGGTGTGTGGTCATGCTCCTCTGCTGGCATGACTAG